From a region of the Geothrix sp. 21YS21S-2 genome:
- a CDS encoding ATP-binding protein has protein sequence MPPFLRLAAAFLLATALWPQGPGRPPTRHYGKEDGLLSEVVTAMAITADGQIWAGTEAGLTSFEGRQFAPYVGQLPSPVLTDLFADPDGSLWVATDGGVARIRNRRSVLLGDAEGLPRGFYRKLGRDALGHLWVLSTDALYVENGAMRFVRAPALPVPERPVHLFTDPADPGPLVITARHILEWRGGAWVLVPGPPIGPKEEFLNHSRDGLGCIWVRSSRAMWQRREDGAWHKVRANMTGGFSFSSRPDRDSRGWVWFDDADGLWRMKGDARERYGRAGDDAKGGLVDRESGIWIRTDHGVQRNLGRSRWAGYDTHEGLAANLAWQPLRDRSGRLWVGTDKGLCVATDTGFRTVLPGRFLSLAAAPDGHLWATGSPGGTVHELDPATLASRTHTVDVLPRGRITAGLAIDEDGTPWVADRFKGLARGNRSGAGWTWTKVPIGGRDPSEVLGLAAVPGGGIVVLHDGAASMLRGGVWRPVPGLLPDTPGAVAFGPGGAFVVSYRNPYQNRSVVTLHRLQGGTSERRRIVPVQGMASDPLMSIFSVGMDPEGRVWVGTNKGLGELASEDAPAFRMIGMEDRLVSPECNEWAMLAERGRVWAGTTSGLASYDSSQLEVRPVLKEPMVLQAWSGATELDLPWSAPRLARDSNLLELKFMVPTYQAPGKIWHEARLLGVDPGWIRQEEGHLRYAGLAAGRHTLELRGVLPDNGIEGPVLALHFTVVPAWWETPWARILGALLAAGGIWLLFWLRSVSLRARNRQLQEEVARQTRALQEASKAKSAFLANMSHELRTPLNAILLYSELLQEEAKERGLDSTIRDAGRISQAGSSLLNLIDDILDISKIEAGHMQIDIRDLAVAPFLAALDSALRPVVERNGNMFHVADEGAPAVLATDSTRLQQILANLLGNAAKFTENGQVVLRASSEPGWALFAVEDTGIGMTPDEQKRVFSEFVQADSSTTRKYGGTGLGLTLVQRLTEMLGGRVDLDSAPGAGTRVRVRIPIPPPVR, from the coding sequence CCTGTGGGTGGCCACGGACGGCGGCGTGGCCCGCATCCGGAACCGGCGCTCCGTGCTCCTGGGGGACGCCGAGGGCCTGCCCCGCGGGTTCTACCGCAAGCTGGGCCGGGACGCGCTGGGGCACCTGTGGGTGCTCTCCACCGACGCGCTATACGTGGAGAACGGCGCCATGCGGTTCGTGCGGGCCCCGGCCCTGCCCGTCCCGGAACGGCCTGTGCACCTGTTCACGGACCCCGCCGACCCGGGGCCCCTGGTCATCACCGCCCGGCACATCCTGGAGTGGCGGGGCGGCGCCTGGGTCCTCGTCCCCGGCCCTCCCATCGGCCCCAAGGAGGAGTTCCTCAACCACTCCCGGGACGGCCTGGGCTGCATCTGGGTGCGGTCCAGCCGGGCCATGTGGCAGCGGCGGGAGGACGGCGCCTGGCACAAGGTCCGGGCCAACATGACCGGGGGCTTCAGCTTCAGCTCGCGCCCCGACCGGGACTCCCGGGGCTGGGTGTGGTTCGACGACGCCGACGGCCTCTGGCGCATGAAGGGCGATGCCCGGGAGCGGTACGGCCGCGCCGGGGACGACGCCAAGGGCGGCCTGGTGGACCGCGAGAGCGGCATCTGGATCCGCACGGACCACGGCGTGCAGCGCAACCTGGGCCGCAGCCGCTGGGCGGGCTACGACACCCACGAGGGCCTGGCCGCCAACCTCGCCTGGCAGCCCCTGCGGGACCGGTCGGGCCGGCTGTGGGTGGGGACGGACAAGGGTCTCTGCGTGGCCACGGACACGGGGTTCCGGACGGTCCTCCCCGGGCGCTTCCTGTCCCTGGCCGCGGCGCCCGACGGCCACCTCTGGGCCACCGGCAGCCCCGGAGGGACGGTGCACGAGCTGGATCCGGCCACCCTCGCGTCGCGGACCCACACCGTGGACGTGCTGCCCCGGGGGCGGATCACCGCGGGCCTGGCCATCGACGAGGACGGCACGCCCTGGGTGGCGGACCGGTTCAAGGGCCTGGCCAGGGGGAACCGGAGCGGGGCGGGCTGGACCTGGACCAAGGTGCCCATCGGGGGCCGCGACCCCAGCGAGGTGCTGGGCCTGGCCGCGGTGCCCGGCGGGGGGATCGTTGTCCTCCACGACGGCGCCGCGTCCATGCTGCGCGGCGGCGTCTGGCGCCCGGTGCCCGGGCTCCTGCCGGACACGCCCGGCGCCGTGGCCTTCGGGCCCGGCGGCGCGTTCGTGGTGTCCTACCGCAACCCCTACCAGAACCGCTCCGTGGTCACCCTCCACCGCCTCCAGGGCGGCACGTCGGAGCGAAGGCGCATCGTGCCCGTCCAGGGCATGGCCAGCGACCCCCTCATGTCCATCTTCTCGGTGGGCATGGATCCCGAGGGACGCGTGTGGGTGGGCACCAACAAGGGCCTGGGCGAGCTCGCCTCCGAGGACGCCCCCGCCTTCCGGATGATCGGCATGGAGGACCGGCTGGTGAGCCCGGAGTGCAACGAATGGGCGATGCTGGCCGAACGGGGGAGGGTCTGGGCGGGGACCACCTCGGGCCTGGCATCGTACGACTCCAGCCAGCTGGAGGTGCGCCCGGTGCTCAAGGAGCCCATGGTGCTCCAGGCCTGGTCCGGCGCCACGGAGCTGGACCTGCCCTGGTCGGCCCCGAGGCTGGCCCGGGACTCCAACCTGCTGGAGCTCAAGTTCATGGTCCCCACCTACCAGGCCCCCGGAAAGATCTGGCACGAGGCCCGGCTCCTGGGCGTGGACCCTGGCTGGATCCGCCAGGAGGAGGGCCACCTCCGCTACGCGGGCCTCGCCGCGGGAAGGCACACCCTGGAACTGCGGGGCGTCCTCCCCGACAACGGCATCGAAGGGCCCGTCCTCGCGCTCCATTTCACCGTCGTCCCGGCCTGGTGGGAGACCCCCTGGGCCCGGATCCTCGGGGCGCTCCTCGCGGCCGGGGGCATCTGGCTCCTCTTCTGGCTGCGCAGCGTTTCGCTGCGGGCCCGGAACCGCCAGCTCCAGGAGGAGGTAGCCCGCCAGACCCGGGCCCTGCAGGAGGCCTCCAAGGCCAAGAGCGCCTTCCTGGCCAACATGAGCCATGAGCTGCGCACGCCGCTGAACGCCATCCTCCTCTACTCGGAACTGCTCCAGGAGGAGGCCAAGGAACGCGGGCTGGACTCCACCATCCGGGACGCCGGGCGCATCAGCCAGGCCGGGAGCTCCCTGCTCAACCTCATCGACGACATCCTGGACATCTCCAAGATCGAGGCCGGGCACATGCAGATCGACATCCGGGACCTGGCGGTCGCGCCCTTCCTGGCGGCCCTGGATTCCGCCCTGCGGCCCGTGGTGGAGCGCAACGGGAACATGTTCCACGTGGCCGACGAGGGCGCCCCGGCCGTCCTGGCCACCGACTCCACGAGGCTCCAGCAGATACTCGCCAACCTCCTCGGCAACGCGGCCAAGTTCACCGAGAACGGCCAGGTGGTGCTGCGGGCCTCCTCCGAGCCGGGCTGGGCGCTGTTTGCGGTGGAGGACACGGGCATCGGCATGACCCCCGACGAGCAGAAGCGGGTGTTCTCGGAGTTCGTCCAGGCCGACTCCAGCACCACCCGCAAGTACGGCGGCACCGGGCTGGGCCTCACCCTGGTGCAGCGCCTGACGGAGATGCTGGGGGGACGCGTGGACCTGGACTCCGCCCCCGGGGCGGGGACCCGGGTCAGGGTCCGCATCCCGATCCCGCCCCCTGTGCGATAA
- the queD gene encoding 6-carboxytetrahydropterin synthase QueD, with translation MILRKEYGFEAAHFIHNHPGKCRNLHGHSYKLFVSLEGSVNPETGMIIDFDDLSKVVVDKVIQRLDHRFLNDLIPLSTAENISVWIWEELKPSLPLLCQIEVFETLDNSVIYRGA, from the coding sequence ATGATTCTTCGCAAGGAATACGGCTTCGAGGCCGCCCACTTCATCCACAACCACCCCGGCAAGTGCCGCAACCTCCACGGGCACAGCTACAAGCTCTTCGTGTCCCTGGAAGGCTCCGTGAATCCGGAGACGGGCATGATCATCGACTTCGACGACCTGTCCAAGGTGGTGGTCGACAAGGTCATCCAGCGCCTGGACCACCGCTTCCTCAACGACCTCATCCCCCTGTCCACCGCCGAGAACATCTCGGTGTGGATCTGGGAGGAGCTCAAGCCGTCCCTGCCCCTGCTCTGCCAGATCGAGGTCTTCGAGACGCTGGACAACAGCGTGATCTACCGGGGGGCCTGA
- a CDS encoding LEA type 2 family protein: MRPARLALPILVLATACAPVRDYREAARGLRFRLDRVEPSVHLALPLERSRMAFRVVVGVDNPSGVPFHVTAFTGDLKLETRGAVHAIGRMELARPIDLPPQGAGSMEVEVSFSYGDLRDNWVAIQAAAQGGSGVWLLEGALRAETHGFPIQLPVRSRRAFGGAP; encoded by the coding sequence ATGCGCCCGGCCCGGCTGGCGCTCCCCATCCTGGTCCTGGCCACAGCCTGCGCGCCCGTGAGGGACTACCGGGAGGCCGCCCGCGGCCTCCGCTTCCGCCTGGACCGGGTGGAGCCCAGCGTCCACCTGGCCCTGCCCCTGGAGCGGTCCCGCATGGCCTTCCGGGTCGTGGTGGGCGTGGACAACCCCTCCGGCGTCCCCTTCCACGTGACGGCCTTCACCGGTGACCTCAAGCTGGAGACCCGCGGCGCCGTCCACGCCATCGGCCGCATGGAGCTGGCCAGGCCCATCGACCTGCCGCCCCAGGGCGCCGGCAGCATGGAGGTGGAGGTGTCCTTCTCCTACGGGGACCTCCGGGACAACTGGGTGGCCATCCAGGCCGCGGCCCAGGGCGGTTCCGGCGTCTGGCTCCTGGAAGGCGCCCTGAGGGCCGAGACCCACGGCTTTCCCATCCAGCTTCCCGTGAGGTCCAGGCGCGCCTTCGGGGGAGCCCCATGA
- a CDS encoding HAD family hydrolase: MIRAVVFDLWNTLVHSQHGDPFRHLQRLLDDDQRALYPELRREAMDRPHPDARTFIAGWMDRLSLSGTQILAMAEVFQTAADDAACFPEALEAVEGTRKLARVGLLSNTQSFDMEFLDRLGLERILPTRCLSALTGHLKPEPDAFRTMERRLGLFPGEIAMVGDSWRDDVTGALEAGWTAIWVNRPGNPRPACDPGADLVEIPDLSHVPRIIGNLQKGARCSTCLG, from the coding sequence ATGATCCGGGCCGTCGTCTTCGATCTCTGGAACACCCTGGTGCACAGTCAGCACGGCGACCCCTTCCGCCACCTCCAGCGGCTCCTGGACGACGACCAGAGGGCCCTGTACCCCGAGCTCCGGCGCGAGGCCATGGACCGTCCCCACCCCGACGCCCGCACCTTCATCGCGGGATGGATGGACCGGCTCTCCCTTTCCGGCACCCAGATCCTCGCCATGGCCGAGGTCTTCCAGACCGCCGCCGACGACGCCGCGTGCTTCCCCGAGGCCCTCGAGGCCGTGGAAGGCACCCGCAAGCTGGCCCGGGTCGGCCTCCTCTCCAACACCCAGAGCTTCGACATGGAGTTCCTGGACCGCCTGGGCCTGGAGCGGATCCTGCCCACCCGCTGCCTCAGCGCCCTCACCGGGCACCTCAAGCCCGAGCCCGACGCCTTCCGCACCATGGAGAGGCGCCTGGGTCTCTTCCCCGGCGAGATCGCCATGGTGGGCGACAGCTGGCGGGACGACGTGACCGGTGCCCTGGAGGCAGGGTGGACCGCCATCTGGGTGAACCGCCCCGGCAATCCCAGGCCGGCCTGCGACCCCGGGGCGGACCTGGTCGAGATCCCCGACCTGTCCCACGTCCCCCGGATCATCGGCAATCTCCAGAAAGGTGCCCGCTGCAGCACCTGTCTGGGCTGA
- the frr gene encoding ribosome recycling factor, which translates to MTATVDTILAETRKRMKSSLETLKKEMATVRTGRANAGILDTLHVEYYGASMPLNQIAGVSVPEASMLVITPFDKTAIKAIEHAILKSELGLNPANDGVVIRLPIPPLNEERRRDLVKVVSRMGEEIKTAIRNVRRDANEDVKKLEKDKTAPLGEDAAKKALADIQKITDESIKDVEDIVKHKDAEIMHI; encoded by the coding sequence ATGACCGCGACCGTTGACACGATTCTGGCCGAAACCAGGAAGCGCATGAAGTCCTCCCTGGAGACCCTCAAGAAGGAGATGGCCACCGTCCGCACGGGCCGCGCCAACGCGGGCATCCTGGACACCCTGCACGTGGAGTACTACGGCGCCTCCATGCCGCTGAACCAGATCGCGGGCGTGAGCGTCCCCGAGGCCTCCATGCTCGTCATCACCCCCTTCGACAAGACCGCCATCAAGGCCATCGAGCACGCCATCCTCAAGTCCGAGCTGGGGCTCAACCCCGCCAACGACGGCGTCGTGATCCGCCTGCCCATCCCGCCCCTGAACGAGGAGCGGCGCCGGGACCTGGTCAAGGTCGTCAGCCGCATGGGCGAGGAGATCAAGACCGCCATCCGCAACGTCCGCCGCGACGCCAACGAGGACGTCAAGAAGCTGGAGAAGGACAAGACCGCGCCCCTGGGCGAGGACGCCGCCAAGAAGGCCCTGGCCGACATCCAGAAGATCACCGACGAGTCGATCAAGGACGTCGAGGACATCGTCAAGCACAAGGACGCCGAGATCATGCACATCTGA
- a CDS encoding TSUP family transporter gives MVHPATLALLVLAALLAGFVDAIVGGGGLITIPALMLGLPAGTPITTVLGTNKVVASAGATFATAQFLRAKILTFREMLGPVACAMTGAALGVRMAYVLQGRGDAWFRPVMVGLMVVMLAFTVFRPDLGKVHAPKYGVNHQRGLAALISFALGAYDGFFGPGTGSILIFLFVAVLGFDFLRSSGLAKSVNWASNIASLALFVSQGSWMPVVGLTMAVGNGVGGYLGARTALTRGSGLVRAVFIAVVSVLILRLGWQMIGK, from the coding sequence ATGGTGCATCCGGCAACCCTGGCGCTGCTGGTGCTGGCGGCGCTCCTGGCAGGCTTCGTCGACGCCATCGTGGGCGGCGGCGGGCTCATCACCATACCCGCGCTGATGCTGGGGCTTCCCGCCGGCACGCCCATCACCACCGTCCTGGGCACCAACAAGGTGGTGGCCTCCGCCGGCGCCACCTTCGCCACCGCCCAGTTCCTGCGGGCGAAGATCCTCACGTTCCGCGAAATGCTCGGGCCGGTGGCCTGCGCCATGACCGGGGCGGCCCTGGGGGTGCGCATGGCCTACGTCCTCCAGGGCAGGGGCGACGCCTGGTTCCGGCCCGTGATGGTCGGGCTGATGGTGGTGATGCTGGCCTTCACGGTGTTCCGGCCGGACCTGGGCAAGGTCCACGCGCCGAAGTACGGCGTGAACCACCAGCGCGGCCTGGCCGCGCTCATCTCCTTCGCCCTGGGCGCCTACGACGGGTTCTTCGGCCCGGGCACGGGCTCCATCCTCATCTTCCTGTTCGTGGCGGTGCTGGGCTTCGACTTCCTGCGGTCCTCGGGACTGGCCAAGAGCGTGAACTGGGCCTCCAACATCGCCAGCCTCGCGCTGTTCGTGAGCCAGGGCAGCTGGATGCCGGTGGTGGGCCTGACCATGGCGGTGGGCAACGGCGTTGGCGGGTACCTGGGAGCCCGCACCGCGCTCACCCGGGGTAGCGGCCTGGTGCGCGCCGTCTTCATCGCGGTCGTGTCCGTCCTGATCCTGCGCCTGGGCTGGCAGATGATAGGAAAATAG
- a CDS encoding superoxide dismutase, translating to MERRELLGTLAAGTLALGLAPRLDAAQAAPTDPRADYKPRPFALETGLPGLSKDMLGEHLALYKGYVNRTNALLKDLHAAEAEGRATTAVQESRRRLGFEFSGMRLHELYFEALRDKAAAPGPGHPLQKAIQAGWGSFDAWWGAFKATCTMTGIGWGALVKDPLTGRLMNAWFQDHENAIPVGTVPILVVDVWEHAYVKDYGATARAKYVDAIKPLIDWGVVEKRY from the coding sequence ATGGAACGAAGAGAACTGCTGGGCACCCTCGCCGCCGGGACCCTGGCCCTGGGTCTGGCCCCCCGTCTCGACGCGGCCCAGGCCGCTCCCACCGACCCCCGGGCCGACTACAAGCCCCGCCCCTTCGCCCTGGAGACGGGCCTGCCCGGCCTCTCCAAGGACATGCTGGGCGAGCACCTGGCCCTCTACAAGGGCTACGTGAACCGCACCAACGCCCTGCTCAAGGACCTTCACGCCGCCGAGGCCGAGGGCCGCGCCACCACCGCCGTGCAGGAATCCCGCCGCCGCCTGGGCTTCGAGTTCAGCGGCATGCGCCTCCACGAACTCTATTTCGAGGCCCTGCGCGACAAGGCCGCCGCCCCCGGCCCCGGCCACCCCCTGCAGAAGGCCATCCAGGCCGGCTGGGGCAGCTTCGACGCGTGGTGGGGGGCCTTCAAGGCCACGTGCACCATGACCGGCATCGGCTGGGGCGCACTGGTGAAGGATCCGCTCACGGGCCGGCTCATGAACGCGTGGTTCCAGGACCACGAGAACGCCATCCCCGTGGGGACGGTGCCGATCCTCGTCGTGGACGTGTGGGAGCACGCCTACGTGAAGGACTACGGCGCCACGGCCAGGGCCAAGTACGTGGACGCCATCAAGCCCCTCATCGACTGGGGCGTGGTGGAAAAGCGCTACTGA
- a CDS encoding BrnT family toxin: protein MDVIFIRNGQAFEWDAGKALLNLKKHGVSFERASEVFFDPFIRRVDASDREQSRDAALGYSEEGALLFVVHRVRHEKNHPGHLRPPSHPLGKEGLRI from the coding sequence GTGGACGTAATTTTCATCCGAAATGGCCAAGCCTTTGAATGGGATGCTGGCAAGGCCCTCCTGAACCTCAAGAAGCATGGAGTTTCCTTCGAGCGGGCCAGTGAAGTCTTCTTCGACCCCTTTATCCGCCGGGTCGATGCCAGCGACCGGGAGCAATCCAGGGATGCGGCCCTGGGCTATTCGGAAGAGGGTGCATTGCTGTTCGTGGTGCATCGGGTCCGCCACGAGAAAAACCATCCGGGTCATCTCCGCCCGCCCAGCCACCCCCTCGGAAAGGAGGGCCTACGAATATGA
- the folK gene encoding 2-amino-4-hydroxy-6-hydroxymethyldihydropteridine diphosphokinase produces the protein MRALVALGSNLGDRRANLGAGLALLAELGEVTPSPLWTETPDESGRGPDYLNTVALVDTALDPQALLEALLRAELRAGRNRSAGRNAPRTLDLDLIQAEGAEGRWTWPAPPGLEGLGGELVLELPHPRAKARPFVVEPARALGVEV, from the coding sequence ATGCGCGCGCTGGTGGCCCTGGGCTCCAACCTCGGCGACCGCCGGGCCAACCTCGGGGCCGGCCTGGCCCTGCTGGCCGAACTGGGCGAGGTCACCCCCTCGCCGCTCTGGACCGAGACCCCCGACGAGTCCGGCAGGGGCCCCGACTACCTCAACACCGTGGCCCTGGTGGACACCGCCCTGGACCCCCAGGCGCTCCTGGAGGCCCTGCTCCGGGCCGAGCTGCGCGCGGGCCGGAACCGCTCCGCGGGCCGCAACGCGCCGCGCACCCTGGACCTGGACCTCATCCAGGCCGAAGGCGCCGAGGGCCGCTGGACCTGGCCCGCGCCGCCCGGCCTGGAGGGCCTGGGAGGGGAACTGGTGCTGGAGCTGCCGCATCCCCGGGCCAAGGCGCGGCCCTTCGTGGTGGAGCCGGCCAGGGCGCTGGGAGTGGAGGTTTGA
- a CDS encoding glutathionylspermidine synthase family protein produces MQRHSIKARPDWESKLEAAGVTFHTHDDGSPYWREDAYYAFGAAEIERIERAAAELQAMCLKAVEHVLDKGRFREYGIPAWMEPVIRESWDRDEVGLYGRFDLACDGQGFPRLLEYNADTPTSLVEAAVAQWYWLEERFPGRDQFNSLHERLIAAWKRAQDFLPAGTLYFLHQDTLEDQQTVAYLRDTADQAGLSTVQMLVEDLGWDEAKGGFCDLDERPVRSAFKLYPWEFMVKDAFGAQLARQPRPCTFLEPAWKMLLSNKALLAILWELFPGSPYLLPAYLDGPRDMANYVRKPILAREGANVEIHSGGQVFAGKTMDCYGAEGSVYQALAPIPAFDGFQPVLGAWIVDGEPAGMGIREARGPITDNGSSFVPHLIEG; encoded by the coding sequence ATGCAGAGGCATTCGATCAAGGCGCGCCCGGACTGGGAATCGAAGCTGGAGGCCGCCGGCGTCACCTTCCACACGCACGACGACGGCAGCCCCTACTGGCGCGAGGACGCGTACTACGCCTTCGGCGCCGCCGAGATCGAACGCATCGAGCGGGCCGCGGCCGAGCTCCAGGCCATGTGCCTGAAGGCCGTCGAGCATGTCCTCGACAAGGGCCGGTTCCGGGAGTACGGCATCCCCGCGTGGATGGAGCCCGTCATCCGGGAGAGCTGGGACCGGGACGAGGTGGGCCTCTACGGGCGCTTCGACCTCGCCTGCGACGGCCAGGGCTTCCCCAGGCTCCTGGAGTACAACGCCGACACCCCCACCTCCCTGGTGGAGGCCGCCGTGGCCCAGTGGTACTGGCTGGAGGAGCGGTTCCCCGGCAGGGACCAGTTCAATTCCCTCCACGAGCGCCTGATCGCGGCCTGGAAGCGCGCCCAGGACTTCCTGCCCGCGGGCACCCTCTACTTCCTCCACCAGGACACCCTGGAGGACCAGCAGACCGTGGCCTACCTGCGGGACACCGCGGACCAGGCCGGGCTCTCCACCGTCCAGATGCTCGTGGAGGATCTCGGCTGGGACGAGGCCAAGGGCGGCTTCTGCGACCTGGACGAGCGCCCCGTGCGCAGCGCCTTCAAGCTCTACCCCTGGGAGTTCATGGTCAAGGACGCCTTCGGGGCCCAGCTGGCGCGCCAGCCCAGGCCCTGCACGTTCCTGGAGCCCGCCTGGAAGATGCTCCTGTCCAACAAGGCCCTCCTGGCCATCCTGTGGGAGCTCTTCCCCGGCAGTCCCTACCTGCTGCCCGCGTATCTGGACGGTCCCCGGGACATGGCGAACTACGTGCGCAAGCCCATCCTCGCCCGCGAAGGCGCCAACGTCGAGATCCATTCCGGCGGCCAGGTGTTCGCCGGCAAGACCATGGACTGCTACGGCGCCGAGGGGAGCGTCTACCAGGCCCTGGCCCCCATTCCCGCCTTCGACGGCTTCCAGCCCGTGCTGGGCGCCTGGATCGTGGACGGCGAGCCCGCCGGCATGGGCATCCGGGAGGCCAGGGGCCCCATCACCGACAACGGCAGCTCCTTCGTGCCCCACCTCATCGAGGGCTAG
- the queF gene encoding preQ(1) synthase → MPKPTLKTLPKRRVTEPSTTLDTFQSPRPGRAFEVRFETDEFTCLCPMTGQPDFARLRITYVPDQLCVESKSLKLYLWSYRDRGAFHEAVTNQILDDLVAALEPQWLQVEGDFLIRGGIRTLVKAEHGKRP, encoded by the coding sequence TTGCCCAAGCCCACCCTCAAGACCCTCCCCAAGCGCCGCGTCACCGAGCCCTCCACCACCCTCGACACGTTCCAGAGCCCGCGTCCGGGCCGGGCCTTCGAGGTGCGCTTCGAGACCGACGAGTTCACCTGCCTGTGCCCCATGACGGGCCAGCCCGATTTCGCCCGCCTGCGCATCACCTACGTTCCCGACCAGCTGTGCGTGGAGTCCAAGTCCCTCAAGCTCTACCTCTGGAGCTACCGCGACCGCGGGGCCTTCCACGAGGCGGTCACCAACCAGATCCTGGACGACCTGGTGGCGGCGCTGGAGCCCCAGTGGCTCCAGGTGGAGGGGGACTTCCTCATCCGCGGCGGCATCCGAACCCTGGTGAAGGCCGAACACGGGAAGCGGCCATGA
- the queC gene encoding 7-cyano-7-deazaguanine synthase QueC, with protein MTPAPISVVSLSGGLDSCVAAAAARAAGFQLALLHADYGQLTEARERRAFEAIADFYAAPRRLVVPFAGLRAIGGSALTDPSIPLPEGDLDREGVPVSYVPFRNAHLLATAVSWAEVLGAGAVHVGFVEEDSSGYPDCREAFLRAFEQAADLGTKPGTRIAFHAPLIHLRKAQIVELGVKLGAPLHLTWSCYQADGAACGTCDSCLLRLRGFKEAGVADPIPYAFIPDHLRP; from the coding sequence ATGACCCCTGCCCCCATTTCCGTCGTGTCCCTGTCCGGGGGACTGGACTCCTGCGTCGCCGCCGCCGCCGCCCGGGCCGCGGGCTTCCAGCTGGCCCTGCTCCACGCCGACTACGGCCAGCTCACGGAGGCGCGAGAGCGCCGGGCCTTCGAGGCCATCGCCGACTTCTACGCGGCGCCCCGCCGCCTCGTGGTGCCCTTCGCCGGGCTGCGGGCCATCGGCGGCAGCGCCCTCACCGACCCGTCCATTCCGCTCCCCGAGGGCGACCTGGACCGGGAGGGCGTGCCCGTGAGCTACGTCCCCTTCCGCAACGCCCACCTCCTGGCCACCGCGGTGAGCTGGGCCGAGGTTCTCGGCGCCGGGGCCGTCCACGTGGGCTTCGTGGAGGAGGACTCCAGCGGCTACCCCGACTGCCGCGAGGCCTTCCTTCGGGCCTTCGAGCAAGCGGCGGACCTGGGCACGAAACCCGGCACCCGCATCGCCTTCCACGCCCCGCTCATCCACCTGCGCAAGGCGCAGATCGTGGAGCTCGGGGTGAAGCTGGGCGCCCCCCTGCACCTCACGTGGAGCTGCTACCAGGCCGACGGCGCCGCATGCGGCACCTGCGATTCCTGCCTTCTCCGGCTGCGGGGCTTCAAGGAGGCCGGCGTCGCCGACCCCATCCCCTACGCCTTCATCCCCGACCACCTGCGACCCTGA